Genomic window (Xylanimonas protaetiae):
GGACCACGATCCCCGCCGAGGCGTCGACGATCCCGTACGTCGTCCGCGTGGTCAACAACGGCCCCTCGACCGCCCGGGACGTCACGGTGACCGACCTGGTGCCGCTCGTCCTCGACCTCGACGGCGTGACGTCGTCGGGCGCCGGCGTCACGTGCGACACCTCGCAGGCGGACACCCCGCAGCCCGCCCCGGACGACGCCCAGGGCCTCGTGACGTGCGCGGTCCCCGAGATCCTGCCGGGGGCCGCCAACGCCGTGACGATCACGGTGACGATGTCGACGGACGTGCCGCTCACGGACGTCCCCGGCCTCGACGCGATCGTCCAGGAGGTGTCGGTCGCGGCCGCCGGAGACACCGACCCGGCGAACGACACGGCGCAGTGGACGCTCGCCGGCGAGCCGTTCACGGACCTCGCGATCACCAAGACGGGCCCCGCGACCGCGTACGCGGGCAGCCTCCCGCCCGGCAGCGCCCTCACCCCCGCCTACACGATCGCCGTCACCAACAACACCCCGAACACCGGAGGCGACGACGAGGACGCGATCCGGCCCGTCATCACCGACACCCTCCCGGCCGGGGTGACGCTGCGCGGCGGGACCGGCGCGGTCACCGCGCAGATCGGCGACCGGACCCTACCCCTGACCTGCGGGGTCGCCGGGCAGGTGCTCACGTGCCAGCTCGGCGAGAACCTCGCGGCGCAGGCCACGGCGACCCTCACTGTCCCCGTGACGATCGACGACGACGCGGAGGCCGGCACGACGCTGGTCAACACCGCCTCGGTGGCGACGGGCGACCCGGAGGCGAACCCGGACAACAACCTCGCCAACAACACCGCGCAGGCCACGACGACGGTGCTGGCCTTGGCCGACGCCGCCGTCAGGTCGCTCGCGATCACCCCGCTCGACCCCGCCCGGACCGGTCCCGGGTCGACCTGGACGCTGGCGCTGACCGCCGGGAACAACGGCCCCTCGACCGCCCGCGACACCGAGGTGCGCATCGGGCTCGCCGTCGTCGACGCCTGGGTCGACCTGGCGAGCCTCCCCGCAGGGTGCACCGTCGCCAGCACCGAGCTGGTCTGCCCGCTGGGCGACATCGGGTTCGACGAGACGCGCGACCTGACGTTCACGTTCACGGTGACCGGCTACGCCGAGCCGGGGACGTACGACGGGTTCGCCCAGATCTCGACGACGACCCCGGAGCTCGCGGCGGACGTCCCGAACCACGGCGCCCCCGAGGTGTTCGCCAACAACCGGCTGACGACGACGTTCGACGTCACCGCCGCCGTGACCGACCTCGCGGTCACGAAGACGGCGCTGGGCACCGTGCCCAACCCGGACGAGGCCGCCGACCCGGACTTCGAGGGCGACCCGCACCCGTCGTTCGTCGCGGGCGGGCCGTTCACGTACCAGATCGCCGTCGAGGTCCCCGGGCAGGACCCCGCCGAGGTCACGGCGGGCAACACGGGCCTGGCCGACGCGCGCGACGTCGTCGTGACCGACACGCTCCCCGTCGGGTTCGTGGTGCAGCAGGCCACCGCGCCCGGCGGCCCCTGCACGATCACCCCGCCCGCCGACCCGCTCACGGCCGGGTACGCCATCCGCTGCGAGCTCGGCACGGTCGCCGGGTTCACGGGCGGCACGCCGGCCCAGCCGGCCATCGTGAGCGTCCACGGCGTGCTCGACCCCGACGCCAACAACCTCCACGGCGGCGACAAGTGGGCCGAGGCCGTCGAGAACACCGCCGTCGTGACCACGGCGACCGCGCTGCCGGGCGGCGCCACGTCGGTCGAGGGCGGCGTCGTCGTCGACATCGCCGAGATCGCCGACCTCACCGTCGTCAAGACCCCCGACTCCCCCACCGTGAACGCGGGCGGCACCGCCGGGTACACGCTGACCGTCGTCAACGCGGGGCCGTCCGGCGTCGAGCACGCCGTCGTCACGGACTCGCTGCCCGTCGGGTTCACGCTCGTCCCCGACCCCGTCGGCTGCCCCGCGCCGCAGACCGAGCCCGACGACGAGACCCAGGCGCTGCCCCGGGTCGCGGACGGGCCCGGGCAGGAGTTCGCGTGCCGTGTCGGCGCCGTCCCGGCCGGGGCGACGCGCTCGGTCCACGTCGTCGCCACCACCGACCCCGCGGCGGCGCCCGGCACGTTCACCAACACCGCCGTCGTGGGCTCGCTCGCCAACGAGGCCGACGCCGCCGACAACACGGCGACCGCCGACGTCACCCTCGAACGGCTCGCCGACCCCTCGATCACCTCCGCGGTGAGCACGACGACGCCCGCCGCGGGCGGCGAGATCACCTACACGGCCTTCACCATCAACAACGGCCCGTCGTCGGCGTGGGACGTCACGGGCACGACGACGTTCCCGCCGGGCTTCGTGCCCGTGAGCGCCGACGTGCCGCTCAACACCTGCACCTGGAACCGGACGCCGCCCGCGGACCCGGCGAGCGTCGCGTGGGAGGACTTCTCCTACGTGCTCGACTGCGTGCCCCTCGACCCGTCGACCCCGTTCCCGCCGGGCGTCGCCTCGACATCCGTCGTCGTCATGCACATCCCCGGCGACACCCCCGCCGGCAGCTACGCGGGCCAGGCCGTGGTGCAGACGCCCACGCCCGAGGTGACGACCGACAACAACACGACCGCGCAGACGGTCGTCGTCGCGCACGTGTCGGACACGCGCCTCGTCAAGACGCTCGTCGAGCCAGACCCGATGCTCGCGGGCGGCCCGCGACGTGGCGGCTGACCGTCACCAACGACGGCCCGTCGATCGCCGACGACGTCGTCGTCTCCGACAACGTGCCCGACGGGATGACCTACGTCGCGGCGCAGCTTGAGGGCGGTGCGGCGTGCCCGCCGCCCGAGAGCTACGACACGGCCGAGGGCGACACCGAGACGATCCTGCGCTGCCCCGTGGGCACGCTCGCGGTGGGCCAGGAGGCGTCGGTGCTGGTCACGTTCGGTATCGACGCCGACCAGGCCGGGGCCGACCTGTGCAACGCGGCTCTCGTCGGCTCCGGGTCGCTGGACCCGGACGCGGCCGACAACCAGGCCGAGGCCTGCGGCACCGCCGTGGCCCCGCCGTCGACGGACGTGCTCATCACGCTCACCCCGCCGGACCGGACGTACCACAGCGGCGACCGCGCCGAGCTGACCGCGACCGTGCGCAACGACGGGCCGGGTCAGGCGACCGCCGTCGTCGCGACCCTGGACATCCCGCCGGGCCTCACCGACTACACCGGCGTCGCCGTCGAGTGGCCCGCCGGCAGGCCGCAGCCGCCCGACGGCGTGGTCGGCTCGCTGACGTTCGACGTCGGCGACCTCGCCCCGGGCGAGCAGGTCGTGTACCGGATCGTCGGGACGGTCACCGGGGCGCCGGGCACGGTGCTGACGGTCGCCGGGCAGACCACGCACGGCGAGCCCGACCCGGTCGCACCCAACGACGCGGACGACGCGGTGCTGCGCATCGTGGGCGAGCCGACGCCCACTCCCCCGCCCACCCCGACGCCGCCCACCGAGACGCCGCCGCCCGGGCCGGGGCCCGCCGCGCCCGGACGAGTGCCGCCGTCGCCGGGCATGCCGCGGACGGGCGCCGAGGTGCTCGGCCTGGTCGCCGCGGCGCTGGCGCTCGCCGGGACGGGCGCGGCGCTGCTCGGCGTGCGGCGCCGACGCGGGCCGGGCTGACGCGGGCCGGGCTGACGCGGGCCGGGCTGACGCGGGCCGGGCTGACGCGGGCCGGGCTGACGCGGGCCGGGCTGACGGGCGCCCGGGTGGCGGCGCGGTGCCGCAGGGCGGACTGCCGGGGTGCCCTGGTGGCGGGCGCCGTCAGGCCCCCGGCCGCCCCTGAGCGAGCCACCCCGCGACGCCGCGCAGGCCCTCCGCCCAGCGGCCGAGGTCCGTGACGTCGGCGTGCGCCGTGACGACCGTCAGCAGCTCGCCCACCGCGGCGTCGGCCACCCCGGCGTCCAGGTGCGTCAGCGCGGAGAAGACGCGGACGGCGTCGGACTCCGGGAACTCCCGGCGGGCGCGGTCCAGGACGGCGCGCGACGCGCCGAGCTCGCCCAGCCAGCGCAGCGTGCTGCCGTACTGGCACAGGCACCGGCGCAGCGCGTCGCCCTCGAGGCCGAGGTCCAGCGCGCGCTCGTACAGGGCGCGCGCGGTGGCCTCCTCGCCCGCCGTGTCGTAGGCGCCCGCCAGCTCGTACGTGAGGACGGGATGGCCGGGGTGCTGTGCGAGCAGGTCCGCGAAGTAGGCGATCGTGGGCGCCATGTCCGCGCGGTCGCGTCGCTCGTAGCCCACGCGGATGGCCTCGTCGATCTCCGGGGTGACCTGGGAGCTCATGGGGGCCGACCGTACCAGCGGGGACGACGACGCCCCGCCCGGGCGGCAGGAGCCGTCAGGGCGGGGCGTGCGCCGCTCCGGGGCGGCCGTGACGGGCACGGCCGCCCGGTGCGTCAGCCGGCGTAGACCAGGTCGAACCGGTCGGCGTCCATGATCTTCGTCCAGGCGGCGACGAAGTCGTGGACGACCTTCTCGGCGGCGTCGTCGGACGCGTACACCTCGGCCAGGGCGCGCAGCTCGGAGTTGGAGCCGAACACCAGGTCGGAGCGGGTACCCACCCAGCGGCGCTCACCCGTCGCGCGGTCGGAGCCCTGGTAGGCGTGCTTGCCCGGGTCGAGCGCCGTCCACTCGGTCTCCATGTCGAGCAGGTTCGCGAACCACGCGTTGTCCAGCACGCCCGGGGTGTCGGTGAAGACGCCGTAGGACGAGCCGTCGTAGTTCGTGCCCAGCACGCGCAGGCCGCCGATGAGCACCGTCATCTCCGGCGCCGACAGGCCGAGCAGGTTGGCGCGGTCCACCAGCGAGTACTCCGCGGGCAGCGGCGAGCGGCCCTGGTAGTTGCGGAACCCGTCGGAGACCGGCTCGAGCCAGGCGAACTGCTCCAGGTCGGTCTGCTCCTGCGTCGCGTCGACACGGCCCTGCGTGAAGGGCACCTCGACCGTGACGCCGGCCGCCTGCGCGGCCAGCTCGACGCCCACGTTGCCCGCGAGCACGATCACGTCGGCGACGGACGCACCGGCGTCGGCGGCGACCTGCTCGAGGACGGGGAGCACCTGCGCGAGTTGCGCCGGGTTGTTGACCTCCCACGAGCGCTGCGGCTCCAGGCGCAGGCGGGCGCCGTTGGCGCCGCCGCGCTTGTCGGAGTCGCGGTACGACGACGCCGCCGCCCAGGCGGTACTCACGAGCTGCGAGACCGTCAGGCCGGAGGCCTTGATGGTCTCCTTGAGCGCGTCGAGCTGCGCGGGCGTGAGGTCCGCGTGGGTGCGAGCGGGCAGCGGGTCCTGCCAGGCGAAGTCCTCGGCCGGCACCTCGGCGCCGCGGTAGCGGACCTTCGGGCCCATGTCGCGGTGCGTCAGCTTGAACCAGGCGCGCGCGAACGCGTCGGAGAACGCCTGCTGGTCGTCCTTGAACTTGCGCGAGATCGGCTCGAGCTCGGGGTCGACGCGCAGCGCGAGGTCGCTCGTCAGCATGCGCGGCTCGCGACGGCCGTCCGAGTGGGCCAGCGGCACCATGTCGGAGCCG
Coding sequences:
- a CDS encoding DUF11 domain-containing protein translates to MADDVVVSDNVPDGMTYVAAQLEGGAACPPPESYDTAEGDTETILRCPVGTLAVGQEASVLVTFGIDADQAGADLCNAALVGSGSLDPDAADNQAEACGTAVAPPSTDVLITLTPPDRTYHSGDRAELTATVRNDGPGQATAVVATLDIPPGLTDYTGVAVEWPAGRPQPPDGVVGSLTFDVGDLAPGEQVVYRIVGTVTGAPGTVLTVAGQTTHGEPDPVAPNDADDAVLRIVGEPTPTPPPTPTPPTETPPPGPGPAAPGRVPPSPGMPRTGAEVLGLVAAALALAGTGAALLGVRRRRGPG
- a CDS encoding tetratricopeptide repeat protein, encoding MSSQVTPEIDEAIRVGYERRDRADMAPTIAYFADLLAQHPGHPVLTYELAGAYDTAGEEATARALYERALDLGLEGDALRRCLCQYGSTLRWLGELGASRAVLDRARREFPESDAVRVFSALTHLDAGVADAAVGELLTVVTAHADVTDLGRWAEGLRGVAGWLAQGRPGA
- the katG gene encoding catalase/peroxidase HPI translates to MTDNPEATCPVTGAGRAPHPTQGGGNRGWWPNQLNLKMLAKNPAVGNPLGADFDYVKAFEALDLATVKKDIVEVLHDSKPWWPADFGNYGPFIIRMAWHSAGTYRSFDGRGGGGEGQQRFAPLNSWPDNVSLDKARRLLWPVKKKYGQALSWADLMILAGNVALEDMGFPVLGFGGGRKDVWEADQDVYWGPETTWLADERYTGERDLENPLAAVQMGLIYVNPEGPAGNPDPMASAVDVKETFRRMGMDLEETVALIAGGHTFGKTHGAANPDEHVGADPEAADLAEQGLGWRNSFGTGHGDDTITSGLEVTWTYHPTRWDNEFFHILFAYEWELMESPAGAKQWRPVDGGGSDMVPLAHSDGRREPRMLTSDLALRVDPELEPISRKFKDDQQAFSDAFARAWFKLTHRDMGPKVRYRGAEVPAEDFAWQDPLPARTHADLTPAQLDALKETIKASGLTVSQLVSTAWAAASSYRDSDKRGGANGARLRLEPQRSWEVNNPAQLAQVLPVLEQVAADAGASVADVIVLAGNVGVELAAQAAGVTVEVPFTQGRVDATQEQTDLEQFAWLEPVSDGFRNYQGRSPLPAEYSLVDRANLLGLSAPEMTVLIGGLRVLGTNYDGSSYGVFTDTPGVLDNAWFANLLDMETEWTALDPGKHAYQGSDRATGERRWVGTRSDLVFGSNSELRALAEVYASDDAAEKVVHDFVAAWTKIMDADRFDLVYAG